atgttcgactaatgccactctccagtgacatgcggcgagtgctacgctgtgggctcttgctgaatgaagctaggacagccactgatgtttcttcatgacagttttcttgcgtccacattttggcaaatccaacactgaaccagtttcacgaaacttagcaagcagtttgctaactgtagcatgggagatgggtggtctcgtagggtgtcttgcattgaaatctgctgcaatgacccggttactgcgttcaccagatatcaacacaatttcgatccgctcctcacgtgttaacctcttcgacatgtcaatggctgtgaacgaagagaaacttgtaaataactcatgaaagaataaagttacgttgaaaccaagcacaccattgtttttcttgtgacattaccaataagtttgatgtgtcacatggccctcttcctattgaaaaaacaaaagttgtatccaagatggccaacttctaaatggccaccatggtcaccacccatcttgaggagtttgccccctcacatatactaatgtgccacaaacaggactttaatatcaccaaccattcccatgttattacagtgtatccatataaatggcccaccctgtacatttAATTTAGTTATTTGGAGAATCGATGTGTTCATAATGGAAAGCACAGGGCTGAACCTCTAAACATATGGAAGAGTCAAAGCCTCATCATTgatatcatttattttattcaatatTATTTAAGTAATATTGATTATTTGACCGATGTGTTAGTAGAATTACTCCTCATTAGAGGCCCGTCAGAGGATCACAGGCTGCTGTGCTTCTTGTGCTGATCCAAGTCTTATAGACATGCGAGGCCATTTAATCAAACATGAACATTACTGTGGGAACTCACTGAGAACTAAGGAAACAGTCAAAAGTACCTTAAGAAGAATAATCATTTAATTATTAGGTTAAATGATCAGGTTGAACCTGACAGCAGCCATACTGTtggtcattaaaaatgctccaaagtatacaacagcacaaacacagtccagaggtccagttcagggactCCAATTAGCTGAGGTGAAACTGAGCAGGCAGGTCATAAGTGAGGGGTGGGGCAGTTTTCTGCTGGACTTTAGGAAAGAAAATTAcaagttttacatttaaacatcAGCTTTGTATGACCATCTTTTCTCAGCTTTAGGCTGATGACTTGGATCTTCTGGGTAATAATGATCCTAAGCTTACTAGTTGCTGGCGTTGATGGATAGCTGAACTGTTAAACAGGTGTATCACCGGGCTGCCACTTGGCACTACTGAACTGAATGAAATCAGGTTCTTTTATTGCTGGATGACACAGAGGAAGTGTTGGATGCATGTTTAAGTAAAGGACATTtttggatggttggatggatgccTCCTCTTGCATACATAAGACACTGAACATCTTCATCCTTTAGTCTAAATGTTACCTTCAGCATTTTTCGGCTTTATTCCCCCTCCATCTCTCCTCCCTGACTCTATTTATAGAGCCTCCATGGTGGAAGCACATAATGAAGAAGAGGATTCCCAGCTCCCTCTCTCACTATCTCAGGTATACACAAAGGCATGTGTTCTCTCTTTCAGTACAGTCAAATATCTCTGGAGGGCTTCTTCATCTCCAGGTTTCAATACAATATTTTCGTGCCAAGTGTGAgtagtttttttctattttctctctaaaaagaaaccCACTTTCCtcataaaaagaaatacaacgTTAGTTCTAGAAGAAGCTTAATTTTTACACCAAGGAAGTGACTGCGTGCTAATTGCTCTCATTTAAAAGATAAATCAGAAAATTCATACAGTGAGCTGCTCAGTTTATATAAACCCTCCTTTTTCCCTTGAACTATATTTAGATTTGGGGTGGTTGTAATCTTCCACTTGTACTCGCAGTCTTACTGTATGTGGAGGTGTCAAGTGTCTTCCTGCTTATGATTAGGCTCATCATTATTCCTCTCCATATTTGGGTCACATAGTCCCTATATACTTGATTTGCATAATCAGAGAATACCATATCAGAACTCTCTCCCCTTTGTGTCCTTGGCCCCCCCGCTGCTCTCAGATGGAGTTTGATGGTGCGTATTTTATTGTGTGGAGCACTAAACCATCTCCCCAGCAGTCAGCTCTTATATGTGAAGCTCTTATCATCATGAATCCATACAGTGGCTGTCGTCACGGGCTGATAAGCTAATAACGTGCATTATTCTGCTTGAGTGTGTAGCTGAACAGCCAGCAGATTATAATGAAGTCATACACGGTATCACCAGAGGGGGTTTCACGCCCCTCACCTGTTTTTCTAATGAGCAGGTCATCAGATTTGCCCCAGAAGCTCGTTAATATTCAGCGTCGACTAGAAACACACCCACGGTCTCGTGCCTCGTTTCTGATCATGTCAGCAGGAGTGGTGAACACAGCGGCCGTGAGCGTGCCGCCAAACATTCCTGGCTCTGAGGTCCTGACAGCCATCGCTGATTCCCCAACCTGACAGCTCAGAGTGCCGACCTGCATGTTTCCTGTGCTATAAACAGCTACTGTCTTATGTAATGGGGCTAATTTAACCCTTACAGCCTGAGGGGAGGGGCTGTAGTACAACTCTCAGAACACCCTGAAATATCAGAAGCATGCTGGGTTAGGATCTCATTGTGTGTGCATTAACAGACCTGATGAGGCGCCCACAGTTGGCAGTGCATCACACTCATTCCTTTGACTGTAATAAATGGCGGCAAATAGACTTCAGGTTTAGATGGAGCAGATCTTTGACCTGAAGCTTCTGCAGGTGAAGCCTGAACTCCAATACAgctaaagttttaaacttaaggCGTCCTCTTAGCTGCTGTTTCACTTAAAGAGTCCTGTCCTCTCTGTTGAGCTTCTGTTTTAAGACTTTCATTATTGCTCTAATGTTTCATTCAGCATATTTTACTTGTTAGCAGCATCAAGTTTATCCAGAGCTGATCAGGATCACCTCACACCAAGAAGGTTCACGCTTTGAATCCTTCTCTGTCTGTAGAGTACTCAGACTTctccccacagtccaaagacatgcatgttaggtgaACTGGTGATGCTAAATCATTTGTAGGTGAACCGGTGACAGTTCCATATCAAGTTACAGACTTCCAAGCTGCTGTAACATTAAAGGTGTTTCATTCCCTAAGTGCGTGTGACAAGAAGTGGTACTGTTGTGAGACAGGTACTCTGGtgtgagggattttttttttcttttatcatatTATAAACTCAATATTTTTGGTTTCAGACTGTTGGTCAATGAACATGCTGTTTTGTGCTCTCATGAACCATGTTTCACAGATATTGAGAAAATGTGTGATTTGCTGCtcagtttgaaaaagaaatgtcagtGAGCCCAGTGCCAGACCCTGAGGTACGCCACCAAACATCTGTAACATGTGAGGGAACCTAAAATGCTACATTTGAATCTTATTTTGAGGTATGATGGGCTGTAAGAGTTTGAAGTCTTGATCTGATGGGTGATTTTAAGGCAGTACGTTTAAAAGAACTAATTTTAAAGGGTGAGCTGTGCAGAGAAGGCTTAATTTCCTCTGAACCGCCTCATTTGAAACAGCAGGCTTCTGTCTGACGTTACACTGTTTGTGTTGCTGATTCTTCAGTCTGCTGCCTTCTGTCTCGTGTAACTTCCTCTTTGTTCACCCATCGCTGAAACGCTGCCGGCTTCAGACCAAATGACAAAAACCTCTTTCTTGGAAATTTTTCCCCACAGAGTTTGTGACAGCTTTGcatataaatgtgtttgtgaGTAAATCCTTCCCTGCAGGATTTCCTTTTAAACTGCAGCGCCTCAGCAGGAGCCATCACACTGAAAGAAACCAGAGACGCTTCATATGTTCAAATAAGCTcagaattcaaatgaaaatcCAGCTCTGTCCTCCATAAAACTCCTGTCTTTCAGAGAGATCCACAGAGCGATAACAGCCACAGCGTACTCACCCAAACCAGATACACTCTGTTACATACGCATCATCTAACAGGTGAAGAATGCATGTTAATGCACAGACAGGTAGCAGAAAATATATCCTCTCTCTCCTGGGTTCACCTGATGAAGCTCAGAAGGGGGAAATGTTTcagtaaagttaaaaaacaaacaaacaaacaatttaagGTGACCAACAGTTAGAGATGAGGGTAATTAGAGAGACTGTAAAGAGCATCAGAGGGAGGCAGCAGAGTCCAGCAGATGTCAGGCTTTCACAAGTTTCGTCCTGCAGAGAGTCTGAGAGGAAACCCTTTGATCTCCTCCCGAGGAGAACTCCAGCGGTGATGGTTTCTTCCCCAGGTGACACAAACCAAACCGCTGGCTTGGTTTCCTCTCCTTTGTGCTCTCTAATCCTGTTTCCTTCTTTAAATAAATCCCCAGTGTTAAATCCTCCCAATTCTTtcgatctttgggctgaaggaaggacaatactcggtgtataaatgctcaatcaacaattaCTTTATTACATAGAATTCAACACTTTTGAGCACAAACCATCCGGATGGGGAGGCAGCTAATCTCAAAACGGTGGAGGGTTCCTCTCTTATAGCCTCTGAtggcccccacctagtcgtaaaaTCCTAACATTCACATGTTTTCTAACTCCTGGCTGAGCCTGACTTATGGCCTTGGCTCCCTGTCTTTCTGCTTGCAGAAAACAGGTGGGGGTGAAACTCTTGTGGAATGTGGTCCGTCTCCTCCGTTATCAGACAGCAAGGCCCTCTGCAAACAATATGCTCTTCTTAACTCAGCAGTATGAAATGTCATGAAACAGTGTTATTCATTCACAGTAAATCAACAGTATAGGATAATATAAACCTATCTAAGAAATctaatgattttcacattttcttaatTCAGAAGTATAATGTAAACTAAAACTACTGATCATACTCTCTATAATAAGTATGATGGGGCTTACAGCAGTATAATGATTCACTCATTTCGATTACAGGCATAGGATAACATATGATAGAATAATAATCTCACACCAGCTTCACTTTCCTGATTTTCCTTTGGAGTGTAGGAAGGCTGTGACCTCCCTCTGTGATCACCTTCATCTATAAAATAGGTAATCGTGTAGTTTAAAGAACACACTGCTCACTTTGGAGAAAAATCCATGATTTAGGATTTCTGTGCACCAAACACCAGTTTAACTCTCTAAATGTTCGTATTGAATTTTATCTACAAAtttaaaagggggggggggggacccctggaaaacatcaaatgtattgaagaaaatttatttttaagataaacacaacaaagaaaaataaagaaataatatggcattaaaattagaaaatttattatttgaaataaaataaatccgaACGATAATGCACAAATATATATTCATGTGGTAGAAAACgcttaaaatgtgacaaaatattGACAAATTCAACGCACCACATGACTTCTGCTGCAACAACAGGAGGAAGAAGGTTCAtctcacaaatacaaaaaaaagtttgaatgaAAAATCATTTGAGGCAAAATAATTTGATCTGATGTTTGAAGCCTGATTCAGCTGCACTTTTACTGCCACGCGCTCATGCGTCACACTCAGGAggaaataaatctttaaaaaagcaGTTCGATTAAAAATGTGATTCAGAGCCGAGAGCAAACGCTCACGTCAggatttaaatctaaaaatgtttcgattacaaatataaaaaataaataaagttctgcttttattagtatatttttccttttattttccgGAGAGTCGCTGTGGGAAACCCCTGTGCTCTGAGCATGCGCAGAGCGCCGGCCAGCCCGCGGTAGTTGGAGGAAGTTTGGATGTTTGTTACCTGTGCGCTTGGCGGTTTGTAACGTCACCTCACCGGCCTCAGGTGAGTTTCTGGcccccttctcctcctcctagcACTGATTGGAGGGCTACGTGAACCGCgtgcagctaaaaaaaaacgGAAAAGAGAGCGCGCGCGGCGGGTAACCGCGAGTTTGAAGAGCAACTCAGGTGTTTTCAGGTGCGCTGTATAGGTTTCAGTTCGCTCCGGAGGggtgtgtgtgattgtttgtttttttgttttgatcagTCTCTGCTCTCTTCCAGCAGAATGAGCTCCTCGGCTGATCTGGAGCAGCTGGCAGAAATCGGTGAGTGTGCAGCGGCTTTCCAGGTCCTGGTTTGTCAGGTGCTTTCCTGGAAACTTCTCAGCGCTTCCTGTAGTAatgggaggggggtgttgtattGACTCTGTGGTTGGTGAGGTAGCTCTGAGAGCTTTTCTAGTCGTGTTTGTGGCTGTGTCATGTAGATTGTAAAGCATACTCGGCTCTGCAGTAAGGTTGAATGTAAACAGAGAGGAGAGCAGATGTTTGCAGGCTTAGGGACGTGGTGATGTTCTACCCGGTGGTTAGCTGCATGATGGAGGGTCAGCTGCTCACAGTACATGTTCATACTGATGTTCTCTAATGAAGAGAAACGACAGACCGTCACAGACAGCGTTTGAGATGATCCACAGCAGGAGGTCCGGCTTTAATCTGCTGCTGCGTGTTTCACTCTCTTCAATGAAGTCTGAGTCGGCCTGAGAAGAGTTCAGATGTTAGGAGTCGGTGTTGCTGTCAGCCCACATTAATGTAACAGAGCAGCACATGGCTGTGCTTCACTGTGAGGTGCAAGGAAAATGATTCGTGGTGTTCAGAAGTTTTTAGTAAAAATCTGAGAAGCATGTGAGTTCAGTTGTCTGGAGCTCGTTTGTGAGTGCCTTGATTCGGGTCTAGACTTGTATCTGAGCGTTCCTCTGCAGCACCGTCTGTTTTACCTTTGTCCACCTTCTCATCTGCCTGCTGGAGACGAGCACGATGCTCTGTTAGGTTCATGTGCAGTGTTGGGTTTGTGTTTTGGTCTCATGTGACCAGAGCCCCTGCTGTGTGTCTTGTACTTGAGGCTGACTCTAGTCTTCTCAACATTCTTGTTCTTATGGATCTAAGTTCAAGCCTTTGACACTCTCTCACTCCATCCTTCTAAACAGACTTTCCTCTCTTGGCATCTCTGACACACCTCTAGCCTGCTTCCAATCATATCTCCTTGACCGCTCCCAGTTTATCCAACTTAAATCATTCTGCTCTCGTCTATTCCCAGTCACTGCTGGTGTACCCTAAGGTTCAGTCTTAGGCCCTCTTCTCTTCATAATATACATCCTCCCTCTTGGTACCATTTTAAAGTTGATCCCtactttcactgttttgctggtaacatatatatatatatatctatatatcccAGTTATATCTCTCCCACAGGTCCGATTCCTCCCTCCAACTTCTTCTATTTCAGATTACTTATCCCAGTTAAAATCCTGGTTCAGCTCCAACTTTCTTAAgctcaatgaggataaaactgaaattCTACTTATTGGCACTAGATCCAACCTACTGAAGGCAAATCATTTCACTCTCACTATTGAGAACTCCACGGTTTTCCCTTTACCTCTggttaagagccttggtgtTATCCTTGACAGCTCACTATCCTATAAATTGCAGACCAATGATCTCACCCGTTCACATCCTTCTCTTTCGACTCAGTCTGTGTCCATTCTTGTTCATAGTCTTGTTACCTCCCACAGTGACTATTGTAATTTTCTCTTACATGGTCTCACCCAAAAATCCCTTCATAAGCTTCAACTGTTTCAAAACTCCGCTGCCCGCATTATTACCAGATCCCCCTCCTACCAGCGCATCACCCTTGTccttcaggaacttcactggcttcctgtgAAATTCAGAATAGTATTCAAGCTTCTTCTGTTCGCCTTCAAGGCCCTTCATAACCTTGCTCCTCCTTACCTTTCAGACCTGTTAAGCACCACCTCTTCTGCTCGCTCAATTCCATCTTTTTCTTCTAGCCAACTTGCTCTGCCTTCTTTTCGCCTCTTTCTGTGTGaacttattgtttgtttattttatcttgttttttattgGTCTTAGTTTTGTCCTTGGGTGTCTTGAAAGgcgcttttaaataaaatttgttgttattatgattattataacTGATGACCTGTGGACAGACTGTGGATCTCAGCAGCTGCTCCACAGTGACTGTGTGCCTCTCAGCCATTGCTTACTCTTCCTGTGGATGACGGAGTGAGTGGATCTCTGTGAGGCTCTCAAAGCCTGAGATCTGTTTATAACCTCCGCTCCTTCAAACCCACCTGCTGTTTGTTCACTGCTGTTCTTTCAGGGACCTCTGAGGCTGTCACAGAACAGCCGGACAGAGGTGACCTGTTGGTGTCCTATTAGTGACCTGCGTTTGATCCAGGGGTCTTAGAGGAAAAGAGGCTGAAAATAAATGCACGCCACAcgtttcagatttttatttgtagAAATGTTTGAACAGCATGAGTCATTTTCCTCTTCAGGTCATTGTCACTGTGCTGTCCGGTCACATAAATAACACACGTGTCAGTTAGACATGGATCGATGGAAGCACAGCGGTCTGAGTTGGCCTGCGGTCACAGGATGCTGGCACACTTTAAAACCTGCAGACGAAGCTTTCGGTTTCTCCAGCAGGAAAACTACAGCCCAGCGCCCTGGCTCTGATTGTTGGGCAGCTCCTGCTCGGGGCTAAAGTCGGCCTTTGTGCGCTTGGGTCACTTCCTGTCTGTTATCAACCTTGCTGTGTGTTTACAACAAACTTCCCGAGCACAGATTACAGCTCCAGTTTCCACCCTGATAATCACTGATCTCAGGAAGTCATCTCGGAAATGGGCGGAGCTACACGTTTGGAATTCAGAACTAATCACCGGTCATTTCTAAAAACTCAGCCAAAACTCAGGTGGTGATGATGGTGacgatgataatgatgatgatgtgtgtAACTGTGTTTGGATAGTCTTTGTGAAGCTGTGTCTGAGGTTGGGACCTCGGAGGGCAGCCTGACTTGAACATGGAGACCGAGAGCAGCAGATAAGACCTTGATGAGGTCAGAAGGAGCAGGTTCCTGTTACCAGTCTGGCTCGAGTCTCATGAATGAGGCGAAGTTATCAGCTGTTGACCAATTAGAAACAGATCTTCTGATAGCAGAGAGACTGATGTTACAGAGAAAGCTAAGATTAGAAATTGTGAAACAGTAACTTCAGGTCTGTGACAGTAACGTCAGAGGAATGTCCAGAAGTGGAACTGTTCTATTCTGGAAGTCTGTGCTGTGACGGGGAAACACTGATGTGTAATTTCTTCTCCTCAGGTTCATAAATGAGCAATTTATCACATGTGATTATTCTCAGGCTAAACTTTGACTTCTTCAAAGGAGAGGGGAGCAGCTTGGCGTCATATCAGGGTTATTAATCAGAATTTATAGCTCACACTGAAGCTGACGAGTGTCACGCCCACTTCACACTTTACTACAGACACAATGGTGAGGTCATTTTCCAGAGATCTGATTGGTCAGTTACTTTTTTAATCTCAAATATAACCAGTGGTTACATCTGCAGGTTTTTATTGTGAAGGATCTTCTGTTACTGACTAAATGTGGAAGCTCCTGATGGATCAGCTAATCAGTCAGCTGTAAAGGAAAACTTTAAAGAGTTCAAATGCACCTCAGACACACGCAGGCAGGCagagacacatacacactcaatCAAACAGACAGACACTGTCTGTGTGAGTTActcaggtggttcttcctctaacagagctgcagaaggaggaggagggcagtTGTGTCACAGACGGTCCATCAGCTCCTCCAGTCAGCACACCAAGTCTCGACCCCTCCCACCCGTATTACGACGTGGCTCGACACGGCATCATCCAGGTTTCGGGTAAGCTCCGCTTCAGTCAACCAGTTCAGAACGATCCACCAATGCTAACGATCTGCTAATATTCTCGCCGTTTTTGGTTCCAGGGGACGACCACTACGGCAGGAAGCTGATTGTCTTTAGCAGCTGCTGCCTACCACCTTCGCACCAGCTGAATCACCGCCGCCTGCTCGAGTGAGTCCATGTTGCAGCCTGCCATGGTCAGAGACATACAGGTCCTCTGTGGTTGGTTTTCACAATGTTCTCTGTCTGCAGGTACCTGAAGTTCACACTGGACCAGTACGTGGAGATGGACTACATCCTGGTGTACTTTCACTATGGCCTGAGGAGCAGCAACAAGCCGTCTCTCAAGTGGCTACGAGAGGCTTACAGCGAGTTCGACAGGAAGTAGGTCACCTCAATTTCTTGTACTCTTTATGAGTCAAGTTCAGCGCTTTATTGCAGAGACCAGAACCTCAAGTTCAGGTCTGCTACAGAGCATGCTCAGTGTGACGTCAGAGTGTGTGGACCAGCTGCACCATCAGCTCCTATACAGCAGGAAACCCTTTCAGACCCTCCACAGTTTACTCCGAACTTCAGTCTCAGAGACGTTTTAGCGTTTCTGTGGAGAACTAGAACCTCCAGCTTTACTCCAGCCTTCAGTCAGAGGACGTAACAGCCGCCGGGGTCTACAGGCTGGTCGGTCGATCAGTTTTGCATTCAACTCGATTCAATCAGATTCTATTTATTTGGACCTTTTAAttgtaaaagtgcaaaaaatgaccttttaaaaaatgtggtaCCGGGCTCTGCACTGAGGGACATATCTGCACCTCTTTAGCTCTTCAAATGTGCTTAAAGTTGTGTTGAGGTGCAGCAATGAGTCCTGAGGGGTGCGTCAGGGTCGATTCTACCTGTTCACCTGTCTCTGAGAAGTGGTATCGATCAGGTTACCGTGGTATCACGATCCGTCAGGGAGAGCCACAGATCATGGACCGAGAACCAGACTGCTCATTTTAGTGGATTattcagcaggtgtgttcacatgTGTTTCAGGTACAAGAAGAACCTGAAGGCTCTGTACGTTGTCCATCCCACCAACTTCATCCGAATCGTCTGGAACCTTTTCAAACCTCTGATCAGGTACAGATGTACCTGAGCACACCTGAGGCTTAGCAGGAAGTTCTCTAGCTGCTCTCGGTCACGCTGCAgctgattcttcttcttcttcttctcttcttctctgtttgCAGTCACAAGTTTGGGAGGAAGCTGACGTATGTGAACTACTTGGCTGAGCTTCGGGAACACCTGAACTACGAGCAGCTCTTCATCCCTCCAGAAGTGCTCAGGTCGGTGCTCCTCGGCTCGGACGCCCAACGGCTCGGACGCCCAACGGCTCCTCACCGTGTTTATCGTCTCTCCACAGACATGACGAGGAGCTGCGAGCGACTCAGAAAGGAGGACCCCCGCCCTCTGTGAAAACACCCCCGCCCCGGCCCCCCCTGCCCACCCAGCAGTTCGGCGTTAGTCTGCAGTAGTGAGTGTCACTCTGTAGTTTAGTCGATCGCTAACGAGCGGTTTTAATCAATGAAACATGTTTTCTGACAGCATCAGAGAGAAGAACCGAGAGGCCGTCATCCCACCTGTGATGACCCAGACTGTCACATACCTGAAGGAGAAAGGTGAGGCTTCATCTCAGAACAGtgagttcagggtcacctgatccagttgAGAGCTCTGTCTGGATAGTCAGATAAAGTGAGGTCAGTAAGGTGAGACCTGTGATCAGAGTTTGTGAGGAGATGATCTGCAGTCGACTGTAAACCGGAGAAAAACGTTGTCAGCTGATGTCAGTGAATGCATCACGGTGTGTTTCAGGTCTGAGGACTGAGGGGCTCTTCAGGCGATCGGCTCGGGTTCAGCTCATTAAGGAAGTACAGAAACTCTACAACCTGGGTGAGTGGGGTCTCCCTGCCTCAGCAGAAGGGGCTCTCAGAtcgtcataaaaaaaaaaaacagacaggaagtcATGCTGAGGCCAATGTTGCATTAAATGAACTTCCTGCCGTGCGAGGTGATGCCTTCAGATGGAGATAACTGTGAGAAATGGGAAACAGCTCGTGTTCATGAACGTAACATTTAAGATCAGCATGATCACAGATCAATCTCCAGGTGATCAATCGATCACAGCTGCTCCTGGTGATTCTGATTCATGATTTTACTGCTCACCCAAAAAACCTCTTCAATCCTTTTTCCACTCATATAAGCTACACTGCTGTAGTTCCAAtttattaatgttattttatgaagtttgattatatttatcttatgtattattttttgtttcttgtagTTTGattcaaatatttgtttttgtttccattttttctattggactattttttattttataaaaaatatcttatttttttattttattttcatatcttcatttttaaaatttgtggaTAAATTTGAGTTCAGGATCTGTGAAAAATAGCATTGTCAATAAagttaactttatttaaactcaTGCAGGGAAGCCGGTGAACTTCGAGCAGATAGGAGATGTGCACGTTCCTGCCGTGATCCTGAAGACATTCCTCAGAGAGCTTCCTGAGCCATTGCTCACCTTCCGGGTCTACAGCCAGGTCCAGGAGCTGCTCCGTGAGTCCCGCACTTCCACATTTgtgcaggagaagaagaaaaaggggcTGTGTTCTCTAGAGACTAAAGTGGTTTTTGATTGGTTACAGATGTGGAGAGCAGTCTGCGGGTGACCCGATGCAAACAGATCGTCGAGAGTCTACCTGAACATAATTTCATTGTGGCAAAGTACCTGCTGTGCTTCCTGCACCAGGTGAGTCACAGCTCAGATGAGCATGAGAAGCACCAATCAGGAGGTGATCgatcagacacacaaacagctgattggAGCAAACAGATTTTTATTGCTGTAAAGTTGAGACTGTAAACGGAGATGGCTGGTCAGATTTGTAAAATGAAGCAGTCTCAGCAGCTGATTTACATACTTGTGACGTCACATATGAAACGACTCAAACAGCAACGCCTTCGAATATGGAAATAAGTT
The Astatotilapia calliptera chromosome 17, fAstCal1.2, whole genome shotgun sequence genome window above contains:
- the LOC113008825 gene encoding rho GTPase-activating protein 8-like, coding for MSSSADLEQLAEIELQKEEEGSCVTDGPSAPPVSTPSLDPSHPYYDVARHGIIQVSGDDHYGRKLIVFSSCCLPPSHQLNHRRLLEYLKFTLDQYVEMDYILVYFHYGLRSSNKPSLKWLREAYSEFDRKYKKNLKALYVVHPTNFIRIVWNLFKPLISHKFGRKLTYVNYLAELREHLNYEQLFIPPEVLRHDEELRATQKGGPPPSVKTPPPRPPLPTQQFGVSLQYIREKNREAVIPPVMTQTVTYLKEKGLRTEGLFRRSARVQLIKEVQKLYNLGKPVNFEQIGDVHVPAVILKTFLRELPEPLLTFRVYSQVQELLHVESSLRVTRCKQIVESLPEHNFIVAKYLLCFLHQVSQESIINKMSPSNLACVFGVNLVWPRHGSISLTALTPINIFAELLIEHVHTVFGSRCPPAQVMP